The sequence below is a genomic window from Falco rusticolus isolate bFalRus1 chromosome 8, bFalRus1.pri, whole genome shotgun sequence.
CCAGCACCAGCTCGGGGCGCTGGTCCCCGCCGGGGCCCGCCTGCACGGCCAGCGAGAAGTGCTCGTCGCCGCTCAGCTCGTAGCTCTGCAGGGAATTCGCTCCCGCGTCCGGGTCGCGAGCCCTGGCGAGGGTAAACCGCGACCCCGGCGCTGTCGTCTCGCTCATTCTCAGCTCCGTTTCTGTGTCTTGGAAGCTTGGCGCGTTGTCGTTAATGTCCGTGATCTCCACGTCGATGCCGTAAACCTTCATTTCCCCGTCCACTATCACCTCACACCGCAGCACGCATTTCTCCACCAGCcggcagagctgctctctgtcTATCCTCTCCGCCGTCACCAAATGTCCCGTCTTCCCGTGCAGGGCGAAATACTGCGCCCTGCCTCTGTCTATGATGCGCACACTGCCGTCGGGGAGCACGGGCAGCTGCAGCGCCAGGTCCTTGGCCACGTCGGCCACGAACGAGCCCTTCGGCATCTCCTCGGGAACCGAGTAGCGCAGCTGCCCCCACGCCGCCTCCCACGCCGCCAGCAGGACGCACCAGAGCAGGGCTCGCTCCCGCCGGCCCCAGCGCCTCCCCGCCGCGCACATCTTCGCCGCGGGACCGCCGGCAGCTCCCCGCCGCCGCACGCCGAAAGGGGCACGGGCACGGCTCGCCGCTCCGAGCCCCTCCGCCTCGCTGCAGCGCGGCTCCGCACCGCGGGGACGCTCGCAGACCGCCCGGCCGCCGAGCCAGCCAGCGAGCGAGCGAGCGAGCCgggcggcagcgggcggggctgcgggcagcgctCCGGCCTTCCTCTCGCTCCTCCTCGGTCAACAGCGGCGCCCGCAGCCTCCTCCCGGCACTGCAGGCACCGAGCGCTGCCGAGcgcggcccgcccgcccggcctCCCCACGGGCAGCTCGCCGGGACGCGGCACTCGCCGCGGAGGCAGCGGGTCCCGTCCAGCGGGGATCTCCGCCGTCGCCTTCTCTCCCGCCcgcccctgcctggctccccgAGACCATCCCGGCCAGGGAGACAGAGCGCGCCTCCCGCGGCTCGCCTGACGCTACTGCACGGCTGTGATAACTGCTTAACGGCCATGGATGCACAGGAACGTACATTTTTCTCGAAATACGATGCTCAGACCATTAGTTCAAAAGCACAAACCCCCACCACTGGTTTCTGTAGCCGTCACGCTGGAACGACCGGTACAAggacagcaaaagcaaacaggcTCTGCAACACAAAACGCGATGTCCAGAGCGTCCCCCGGGAGACAGAGGGATCAGGCTCATTCGCCCAGCCGCCAGGAACACGCCCCAGATTAAACGCTCCGCCACCGCTGACGGTCATTAGGCGGTTAAAGGCTAAAGGGGGTGGCGGCCATCAACACAGAACCTCAGCGCCCCACCCCCGCCCAGCCAGACCCTGACGAGGGGGGCTACTCGGGCACTTGCACGCGCTCTGGGATTTCTCCCCGCAGACACAGGATAGCTTATGCACTTTCACATTTATCCTAGTCATTCAATAATTCGATACTGATAATTCTATAATCGGTTTCAACGACCGCGCAGCGGCTTTCATCTTCTCAAAAATGACGCTGTAAGAGCTAATGCGTGGCAGGAAAACACTCGTCTAGTTCGTGAATATTCCCGGCCGTGGGACACACCTTTCCCACTAAATGCTGTAGGAAGCGGCAGAAGACGAGGACGGCTGCAAACCCTAAGCCACGTGGACGATGCGCAAGTGTGCAAATGCACTTTATTCGAGGGCCCAAGTGGTGTCGTTTTGCGTACCTCATTGTAGTCTTAGGTATGTTCTCAGGATGGGAAGACAGGCTCTGAAACACAACAAGAGGCGACTTTTTTCGCTTTCTTTTTTGCCGTTCTACACCTGCACTTGTctcagacagacagacagaagagGGCCAGTAAGGAGGAGGGAACTACCACccaggaaaaagagagaagaaataatagCGCACAGAACTCGGGAAAATCACGCCCTGATGAAATTTATCTACCCCCGAATGCAGCCGTTCCTGCAGACTTCTCCAGAAGATGGGAGGGCACCTGGCAGAAGGAGGAAACTGCTCACTGGCGGGGAACAAGCGCCGGGGTAACTGCCCCGGTCACGGCGCCACGCGCACCTTCCTGTGGGAAAGAGCATCAAGGGGCAGGCGGAGAGCCCGTGCGTGCCTCCGTTCCCTGGCGGGGACACGGCCCAGCGCTGCCCCTGCACCGCCCCCGCGGGAAGCCCCGGGGAAGAGCGGTCGGCGGCTCGGAAAGGCTCGAGGGGAGGGGCGCGAGCGCGCGGGCTTACCGACCTGCGGTGCGTCGGCGTCCGCGGGCGGCTCTCCCGCGCCGGCGCTGCTGCTCGGGCTCGGCTTCCCGCAGGGCTCCCCGCCGAGCAGCTCCTCCgcgggcaggctgggcagcggcggcggcagccaAGCGCCCTCGGCGACGGCGCGGCCCGGCGCCACGCACAGGTTGTAGGAGTAGGGCAAGGTGCCCTCGCAGAAGTCGGCCGGGAAAGCGGCGCCGGCCACGGAGAAGCGCTGCGCGCCCAGGCAGCGCAGGAcggcgggcggcccggcgcCGCGCACCCGCGCCACCACGGCCAGCGCCACGCTCAGCAGGAACAGCGCGGACAGCAGCGCCAGCGCCAGCACCAGGTAGAACTGCAGCTCCGCCGGCGCGtcggcgcccgccgcccgctcgcTCAGCTCCGGCAGCGCCTCCTGCAAGCTCTCGGCCAGCACCACGTGCAGCGTGGCCGTGGCCGACAGCGCCGGCTGCCCGTGGTCCTTCACCACGGCCACCAGCCGCTGCTTGGCCGCGTCCCTCTCCGACACGGCCCGCGCCGTGCGCACCTCGCCGCTGTGCAGCCCCACGCGGAACAGCGCCGGCTCCGGCGCCTGCACCAGCTCGTACGACAGCCACGCGTTGCGCCCCGCGTCCGCGTCCACCGCCACCACCTTGGCCACCAGGTACCCGGCCTCGGCCGAGCGCGGCACCACCTCGAacggccccgcgcccgccgccgcctccgcccccgcgcccgccgccgccgccggccacAGCACGCGCGGCGCGTTGTCGTTGCGGTCCAGCACGAAGACGCGCACCGTCGCCGTGGAGCTCCGCGCCGGCGCCCCGCCGTCCTGCGCCCGCACCGCCACCGCGAACTCGCGGCACTGCTCGTAGTCGAAGGAGCGCTGCGCGTACaccgcgccgctccgcgcctCCACCGACACGTACGGCGCCGCgcccgcgctgccgcccgccAGCCAGTAGCTCACGCGCCCGTTGGCGCCCGCGTCCGCGTCCCGCGCGCGCACGCGCAGCACCGGCGCGCCCGCCGCGTTGTTCTCCGCCACGTAGGCGCTGTAGGCGGCCTCCTCGAACACCGGCGCGTTGTCGTTCACGTCCGACACCTCCAGCACCAGCGCCGTGCGGCTGGACAGCGCCGGGCTGCCGCCGTCCCTGGCCACCACCGTCACCCGGTGCTCGGCCGCCTGCTCCCGGTCCAGCGCGCTCGCCGTCACCACCTTGTACGAGCCGCCCGACGACGCCACGATCGACAGCGGCGCCTCGCCCGACAGCTCGCACGACACCTGACCGTTCTCCCCGGAGTCCGCGTCGTTCACGTTCAGCAGGGCCACCACCGTGCCGGCCGGCGCGTCCTCGGGCACCGGGCTCGACACCGACAGCACCGTGATTTCGGGCGCGTTGTCGTTCTCGTCGGTGATCTCTAGCTGCACCCTGCAGTGCGCTACCAGCCCCCCACCGTCCCTCGCCTCCAGGCCGAAGCTGTATTTACTCCTCTCCTCGAAATCGAGGGGCCCCGCCGTCCTGACCTCGCCGCTCTCGCTGTCCACACTGAACAACGCGCGGACGCCGTCGGGGACGTTGCCGAAGGAGTAGGAGACCCGCGCGTTGGAGCCCGCGTCCGCATCCGTGGCCCGCACCCGCAGCACCGGCGACCCCGGCGGCAGATTCTCCCGCACTCGCGCCTCGTAGATGCTTTTACTGAACACGGGGGGGTTGTCGTTGGCGTCCGTCACGTTGACGCGAACCTGCACGGTCCCGGACCTGGCGGGGTCCCCGCCATCCACCGCCGTCAGCAGCAGCTCGAAGGAGCTCTGCTTCTCACGGTCCAACGCGCGCTCCAGCACTAACTCCGGCTGCTTGCTTCCATCCGGGCTCTCCTTGACGGCCAGGCTGAAGGACGGGTTGCTGCTGAGCTGGTAAGTCAGCTGCGAGTTGCTGCCCACGTCCGCGTCTCGGGCCATCTCCAGCGGAAAACGAGCGCCGGGAAGCGTCCATTCACCGATATCGAGGTGGAGAGCAACCTTGCTGAAGGCCGGCGCGTTGTCGTTGACGTCGTGGATGGCGACGTCGACGTGGAAGACGTTGAGCGGGTTCTGCACTAGCGCCTCGAAGGTGATGGCGCAGGACAGCGACTCGCCGCACATCTGCTCCCGGTCCAGCCTCTCGCTCACGTACAAGTTCCCGTTCTCCCCGCTCACGGTGAagtatttcagctgcttcttaGCGGCAGACGCCACCCGCAGCTTGCGTGCCGGCAGCTCGgccgggctcagccccaggtCCCGCGCCAGCGGCCCCACCAGCGagcctctgcccagctcctcgGGGATGGCGTAGCGGATCCGCTGCGGCGCCGCCCGgcagcacaagcacagcagcacgGCGGGCAGCAGCGCTCGCCCGGCCGCTCGCCGCCGGCTCGGCCCCGGCCTGCCCGCCATTCTCGCCAGCGCTCGCCGCGCTCCTCCCTCCTgccgctgccctccctcccttgcAGCCCCGCTCCGTCACGAGCGCGGGGGCCGCCGGAGGGCAGCGATCTCGGCGCCGGCTCGGACGCCGCTGCTCCCCGCGCCGCCTCTCGCCGCAGCTCCCTGCGCCGCCTCTCGCGGCTGCTGCCCGTGCTGCTGCCGCTCTGGCCGGCGCCGTGCGAGCCAGCAGCCCGTGGGGGCAGGACTCTGCGGCGGCTGTGGCTGCGGCTGCGGCTCCATCGCCGCTTCGCGTCGGCCAACAGCGGCACCCGGAGGCGCCACGACGCCACCGCAGCCGGCTGCTGGGGGCGCtccgcggggcgcgggggctgcACCGGCCCCGGGGGCGTTCAACGCTCAGGTACACTTCCAGGGACTTTCGGTCACCTCCCCCATCGCAGGGAGTGCTCAGCACCCGATACGCGCGGCAGAGCAGAACACAAAGGAACTCAGCCGCTCTTGGTGAAGTCGGCGGCAACGAGAAGAGCAACACACGGTTTGATAGCTGCGGAAGAGTTCATTCTCCGTTTTGCTTTCCTTACCTGGGACGAGTACCATCAAGGACAAACTCGTGTTGGAGTACTCATGAGGCATCAGAAACAGAATGAAGCAAAATCCTCTGCAGTCCTGTCATGGTAGACCTGTAAGGGGtctcctttgtttttttgtaaattcttCTCTTAGGAAGAAGAACAATTACCCCGAGAAACATATCACCCGAAAGGCCACGTGTATAGCTTTATGCTAAGGGAACAGAATAACCGTTACTAGTCACATTTTCATTCACAGAAGTTCCTGGTCTTGCATCTCCGTACTTGAGCGGCTGACCAGGGGAAAGTGCAAAGCCATACCGAGTCTTTCATGGAACCAAcgaatggtttgggttggaagggacctttcaAGTTCACCTagcccagccctgtgccatGGACAGGGACCTCCTTCACTAGgtcaggctgctcaaagccccgtctAACCTGACCAAGAACCACCCTCATCGTAAAACATTTcgtttttctctctctttaaaacCAACCCTCTTTCAGTACAAAACCattgcctcttgccctgtcacaGCAGCCCTTTGTAAGTCTCTCTCCGTCTTTATTATAAGCCCCATTTATACATTAAAAGGGAACAATAAGGtctccttctcttctctaggctgcAGAACCTCAACTGCTTCAGCCCTTCCTCAAAGAAGAGATAAATGGCCAAAAGAAAAGAGGTGCAGTCATCTTACAGAGCCTGGGTCATCAGATGTTCCAGTTCTTTGACCATTTAGGTGGTTCTTCTCTGGACCTAATGTAACTGGCCCATGTCTGTGGTGACTGtgggccccagagctgagcgcagtcctgcagctggggtcTCATGAAAGCAGAGTAGAAGGGGAGAACcacctccctcgccctgctggccacactacttcttctgcagcccaggatgtgTGAGTGGCTTTCTGGGCACCAAGCccacattgccagctcatgtcccATTTgtcactgtcctggtttcagctgggatggagttaactttcttcttagcagctagtatagtgctgtgttctggctgtgatgtgagaacTATGTTGATAatgcactgatgttttcagttgttgctgggtaatgtttatgcTACGTtgaagaatttttcagtttcttgggccttgccagccagagtgCTGGAGGAGTGGGCACAAGAGAGTGGcaagggacacagccaggtcagatgacctgaaccagccaaagaggtattccattccatgggacatcatgcttggtatataaacttggagggGGAGGTGCGGGGGGaatcattgctcagggactggctgggcatcggtcagcgggtgttgagcagttgtactgtgcatcacttgctttcctttctcccttttcctttggattttttccttttcccaacCTTCTCATGATGACTTCTGCTATAATAttatcattactattattattgttgttaactttttaaaattctgtgtaaattattaaactgttcttatctcaacctcgaggtttccatttctttcagattctcctccccacccctctgggtggggggcaGCGAGAAAACAACTGTATGGTTACCAGCTGGGATAAACCCGCAACAGTCACCCACCAGTACCCAAAACATGTTCTTAATCCACCCATCCCCCAGTCTGCATTGAAACTGGGAATTGCCCagacccagctgcagcaccttgCACTTTGCCTAGGAAAGCCTTCCTCTTTACAGCTCTCAACATCAAAGGGGTGTATGTGATCTGAGCCTGCACTCTGGGAATTGCAAGGGACCTGACCTTCCCTATGTCATCAGGCACACGGAGGTCAAATTCTAGCTCGTGACAACAAGCGAAGCAAGAGTCAGAATCATGCAGGAATGAAAGCATCACAGGGAATAGTATTTCTTAGGCCACACTGTCTGAGAAGCAGGAACCCCAATTGCACACATGGTACACCGTCAGGCACACAGTTGTGTTAACTataacaaggaaagaaaatgactaTCTGTTCTTCTACAATCTCACACACACAGCTCCCCTCTCTTCTCTCCAACGGTACACAACTGGTTGATTTGCTTCTGGCCTTCTCAGAGTTGGAAAAGACACACCATGCTAATACAATGCACTACAATCACACCAAGAGGGCAGTTATGTTTCCTCGCCCCAAGTCTGAGAACAAACAGAAGGATTGTAAAgcacaccactgaaaaaaggacaaaataaaagaggaacATCCCTCCAACAGAGTCAGGGTCATCACGCTGTCTGCTGAGGTGGAATCTCCTCCCCTCTTTTAGCACACACGCTCTTCCATAGAGATGTGGCTTCCTCTAAGGTCATGTTTAAAGAGATTCCTCCCAACAATAACAGAACACAAAGATACTCTGACATCTCCTGCCTTTCACACTTGCTGTAGTGTGGACAAGAGGCACTAACATGTGACACATTGCTAAACAAAGCTCTGCTGATAATGACAAGGAAACCTACATGCACaggaaaccaagaaaaaaacccccataaatCAACAAAGCAAGGCAAGGAAGCATCAGAAGACGAAGTGTTGTCAGAGAAACTCACCTGGAAGTCTTCTTGGTCTTCACTGCAGGCATTGAAATTCCTCCCTGAGAGCACCTGGAAGTCACACAGATCTCAATCTGCCAGTGTGGCCCTGAAGTCTCACCCTGAACTGCATAGTAGTAGGGGGGGTCATTTTAAGAAATAGTCATCAGCTCccagaaacctttttttctacTGTGTGACCCGTTCATCTCCCACAAATATGAAGCAATAAGTGTAAACACCTTATCATCAGTCTCTTTCTCATGCTCATTCTCCTGGGCTACTACAACAGACTCTCTTTTagcttctgcttgcttttcctcacAGGCAAAAGTCTGTCTTTGGTGGCTGAAGGAAGTATTTGCTGCAAAATGCCACGCACGgtttcaaatgcaaaagcattCTGCAGAAAGGGGGGAAACGAACCACGACCTTCCAGGACACAAAGGCCTGAAAGACAGTGTCATTACAACTATGAAGAAACTCCACATCGCAGTGTTACAGGGGCAGACAGAAGGGTAATGCAGTTTCACAGAGGAATTGAAGCCGTTCTTCCCGTGCATCATTGTCCAACACAAACAGTTCCTGGGCAAACTGCTAGAGGACTGACATTCCCTTTCAGGACAGCGCAACCAGGACCACTGCCTGAATGGCACAGGCCTTGGCAAAAGGCACAAAATCAGACCGTTGCTCAGACAGGACCACGCTGACCCACCGGTTTCCGTGGCTCCAAGCCTCCCTCCCAACCTCCTGGCTCTGCGCTCACAGCCTTCAGTTGCACCATGGACAGTAACCAGTGTTTTGGCCACGTGTCAGCCACAGGCTAAAGAGCATGTCATTTGGTGGCACCTTAGGGAAACAGAAGGGCATCAAAGTCTTTGCCTTGGCAGCTGTACACCTTCATGGTATGGATGGGAAGTGCTTTGCCAGACCAACAACTAGAAGAGACCTTTAAATGTTGTAAGGGTCACCAGGCGCAATGAGGCCCAGCTTTAGGCCTGGGCAACCAACAAGGAAAGAACGAGACATCTGCTGCAGAGAACGAATCACAGCTTCACAGTTCAGCCCCTGCCAACTGCAGAAGCGATGCAAGAACGGTACCTAGTTGGTAATAAGCACATGAGTGGCTCACACCAAAGACCACAGCCACATTTCCTCAATGGAATGTCTTTGCAGAGTAGAAGAGGGAAAATGCATGGAACCACAGCTGCGGGCTCCCTGTAACAACCAGgacaaactgaaattttacagCAGTTATGTTTCAGACATTTCAGATCATAGCACAGTAACCTTTTTCACCTGCCCGGTCCCTGGACAGGCAGAACTTTTCACCCTGCCCAAACATTACACAACGGGAAGGCTACCTCTTCAGACAGACACCActgaaaaagaagctgcagacCAGCTTCTCCTTACTGAGGCCAAGGATCACAACACAGATGCATGCAAAGGGATTTCTCCGCACATCACACTACTTCAGGGAAATACACAGCATTCTCAAGTCCATAAGTGATACGCAGCTCTGATAGAGAACCAGTCATCCAAGGATCACCTCAAAGATACACAATCCTACTACAGCACATGGGCAATTTGGAAGATAGACGATTCCCAAACCACGACATAAAGTGCACATCAATGCTCACTGATTGCCATGTACAGCACACATCACTCAACAGGAAGAATAATTGATGAATGCAGTGAAGCCTGTGAAGTAACGTAACACTTCTGTGGTTTGTGACAACCAAAAGCATTTCCTCCAGTAACATTTTAAGGAAACAGAGCTATGATTGTCTTCCTCTTTACAGCAGTGACCATCAAAGCCAGGTACGTGACAGTCAGAGAAATGTAGCAGATCTGATCTTGCACATGTTATCAGAAATGACAACCCACTTCCAGATCATCACACCGAGCAAGGCAAGAAATTAACCCGTGCTGAATTGAAGGGATCATGGCATTCTCTTCTTGGAGCAAGGCACTTAGGCTCAGGAACTAATTCAGGTATTTAGCAGGGAATGAATATTCAGTTGGCTCCTCCCAAATCTCTTGTAATGGCCCTTGCCATAAGCACATAATTAAGCCATTTGTTAAAAACACTGTGACAATGGGCGAACACACAGGAAGGACCTCCCAGGGCTCGCAGTGCAGTTGGAATAACATTCCTATGGCTAAACGACGTGTCTTATACCCATCTGCAGCCGCTCAAGGACAGCTCCCAGGATGCTCGTCAACAGCCCCTCACAAGTCGCGTGGTGTTCTTGGACCCTCCTAATGTGCCAGCACCTCTCACCAAAGGGCCAGTCTCCCAGGCCACTTCTCTGTGACATGCGCCATTATCACGCCTGGGAGCATTCCAAGAAGGGAGGCGTATTCTCTGCAAGGCTctcagcagagcctgggggTGGATACCGAGCAAAGCAGGAGTCCCGAGCGCTCCCTCCAGACCATGCACCCCCACGCACCCCCGCGCCTGTCCTGCTGCGGTCGTGCCTACGCCTCCttcccccgccagccccgcgaGAGAGCGCCAGGGGCCCTCAgcgcccctgcctgccaccGCAGCCGGAGCGCCGGATGAGCCAGCCAGGCACGGGCCCCGCGGGAACGAGAGGCAGGAGCGCACCCCGCAGCTGCGCCGGCCTTGCCTGCGTGCgcagagggaaggcaagggGCAGCGAGAAACTCCAGAGCggcaggaaggaaaggcagcCAAGCGCGGGCAGAGGCACTCaccgggggcgcggcggggtcGTCGCCGAGCAGCGGCGCGGGCTCGtcgggcggcggccgggccgggagGGTGTCGCAGCAGCTGCCGGCCGACAAGCGGAGCTGGCTCTTGCGCGAGTCGGCGGTGAGCGACACCTCGTGCGAGTAGGAGTGCAGGAAGGCGCGGACGCCGTCGATGCCCACGAAGTGCGAGGCCGGGACGCCGCGcgcggcgccgctgcccgccgccagCAGCTGCGAGCGGCGCCAGCGCCGCAGGCgcagcgccagcagcagcagcaggaaggcgAGGAAGAGGCAGGACACGGCCGCCACGGCCACCACCAGCCAGCGCGTCAGGCTGCCGGCCGGCtcgcccggcgccgccgccgcgctgcccaGCTCCGAGA
It includes:
- the LOC119152334 gene encoding protocadherin gamma-B5-like; translation: MAGRPGPSRRRAAGRALLPAVLLCLCCRAAPQRIRYAIPEELGRGSLVGPLARDLGLSPAELPARKLRVASAAKKQLKYFTVSGENGNLYVSERLDREQMCGESLSCAITFEALVQNPLNVFHVDVAIHDVNDNAPAFSKVALHLDIGEWTLPGARFPLEMARDADVGSNSQLTYQLSSNPSFSLAVKESPDGSKQPELVLERALDREKQSSFELLLTAVDGGDPARSGTVQVRVNVTDANDNPPVFSKSIYEARVRENLPPGSPVLRVRATDADAGSNARVSYSFGNVPDGVRALFSVDSESGEVRTAGPLDFEERSKYSFGLEARDGGGLVAHCRVQLEITDENDNAPEITVLSVSSPVPEDAPAGTVVALLNVNDADSGENGQVSCELSGEAPLSIVASSGGSYKVVTASALDREQAAEHRVTVVARDGGSPALSSRTALVLEVSDVNDNAPVFEEAAYSAYVAENNAAGAPVLRVRARDADAGANGRVSYWLAGGSAGAAPYVSVEARSGAVYAQRSFDYEQCREFAVAVRAQDGGAPARSSTATVRVFVLDRNDNAPRVLWPAAAAGAGAEAAAGAGPFEVVPRSAEAGYLVAKVVAVDADAGRNAWLSYELVQAPEPALFRVGLHSGEVRTARAVSERDAAKQRLVAVVKDHGQPALSATATLHVVLAESLQEALPELSERAAGADAPAELQFYLVLALALLSALFLLSVALAVVARVRGAGPPAVLRCLGAQRFSVAGAAFPADFCEGTLPYSYNLCVAPGRAVAEGAWLPPPLPSLPAEELLGGEPCGKPSPSSSAGAGEPPADADAPQVGKPARSRPSPRAFPSRRPLFPGASRGGGAGAALGRVPARERRHARALRLPLDALSHRKVRVAP